A stretch of the Papaver somniferum cultivar HN1 chromosome 6, ASM357369v1, whole genome shotgun sequence genome encodes the following:
- the LOC113290448 gene encoding probable E3 ubiquitin-protein ligase RNF144A-A, with protein MEKIQDENSNIPASSSSASNNDNCFFTCGICFGKLPLERKFNGCWQHPYCTNCVAKYIEARVIDGNISEITCPKLNCKVMLDTSSYQSILPQSVFEKWCRALCESVVLLDASKGGVAYGRSYCPYPNCSELVLNECVGNYSSGKITESSCPSCKKLFCFHCMVPWKEKHQCSSSGEIVIDVDRKDDSLFVEIVKEKRWRRCPSCNHYVERRGGL; from the coding sequence ATGGAAAAAATACAAGATGAAAACTCTAATATCCCCGCTTCTAGCAGTTCGGCAAGTAACAATGACAATTGTTTTTTCACATGCGGTATATGTTTTGGAAAACTTCCATTGGAAAGGAAATTCAATGGATGCTGGCAGCATCCTTATTGCACTAATTGTGTCGCTAAGTATATCGAAGCACGGGTGATTGACGGCAACATCTCAGAGATAACATGCCCTAAACTCAACTGTAAAGTCATGTTGGATACTTCATCGTACCAGTCAATTCTCCCTCAAAGTGTTTTCGAAAAGTGGTGTCGTGCTCTTTGCGAATCAGTAGTACTTTTAGATGCATCAAAAGGTGGGGTGGCCTATGGAAGATCTTACTGCCCTTATCCAAATTGTTCCGAATTGGTTTTGAATGAATGTGTTGGAAATTATAGCTCGGGTAAGATTACAGAATCAAGCTGTCCTAGTTGCAAAAAGCTTTTCTGTTTCCACTGCATGGTTCCATGGAAAGAGAAACATCAGTGTAGTAGCAGCGGCGAGATTGTAATCGACGTCGACAGAAAAGATGATTCATTGTTCGTGGAGATTGTTAAAGAGAAGAGATGGAGACGGTGCCCATCTTGCAACCATTACGTTGAGCGCAGGGGGGGGTTGTAA
- the LOC113290449 gene encoding probable E3 ubiquitin-protein ligase RNF144A-A: MEEPLLTSSASNSCSRFFTCNICFTELPLESKFKGCWHPYCTNCVAKYIETQVINHNISKVTCPEVKCNAMLDASSYQSFLPKSVFEKWCRALCESAVSLDASRGGVAYGRCYCPYRNCSELVLNECVGYSSSSKITESNCPSCKKPFCFRCMVPWKEKHQCSSNGEIVIDINRKDDSLFMKIVKKKRWRRCPTCKHYVERYEGCAEQFFATTVAAFGLAALDVIANQLVPGS, translated from the exons ATGGAAGAACCGCTTCTAACAAGTTCAGCAAGTAACAGTTGCAGTAGATTTTTCACATGCAATATATGTTTTACAGAACTCCCATTAGAAAGTAAATTCAAGGGATGCTGGCATCCTTATTGTACTAATTGTGTCGCTAAGTATATTGAAACACAGGTGATTAACCACAACATCTCGAAGGTAACATGCCCTGAAGTCAAGTGTAATGCCATGTTGGATGCTTCATCGTACcaatcatttctccccaaaaGTGTTTTCGAAAAGTGGTGTCGTGCTCTCTGTGAATCAGCAGTATCTTTGGATGCTTCAAGAGGTGGGGTAGCCTATGGAAGATGTTACTGCCCTTATCGAAATTGTTCCGAATTGGTTTTGAATGAATGTGTTGGATATTCTAGTTCAAGCAAGATTACAGAATCAAACTGTCCTAGTTGCAAAAAGCCTTTCTGTTTCCGTTGCATGGTTCCTTGGAAAGAGAAACATCAGTGCAGTAGTAATGGTGAGATCGTAATCGACATCAACCGTAAAGATGATTCATTGTTCATGAAGATTGTTAAAAAGAAGCGATGGAGACGGTGCCCGACTTGCAAGCATTACGTTGAGCGCTACGAGGGTT GTGCAGAACAGTTTTTTGCCACGACTGTGGCAGCATTTGGTTTAGCAGCACTCGATGTAATTGCCAACCAACTCGTACCTGGGAGC